The Glycine soja cultivar W05 chromosome 8, ASM419377v2, whole genome shotgun sequence genome has a window encoding:
- the LOC114421202 gene encoding glucan endo-1,3-beta-glucosidase 3-like encodes MFITFMAVLLLFFMLPLSISASGDAFIGVNIGSDISDMPGSTEIVSLLKAQSIQHVRLYDADRALLLALANTGIRVTVSVPNDQLLGIGQSNATAANWVTRNVIAHVPATNITAICVGSEVLTTLSNAAPILVSAINFIHSALVAANLDQQIKISSPHSSSIILDSFPPSQAFFNRTWNPVMVPMLKFLQSTGSYLMLNVYPYYDYQQSNGVIPLDYALFRPLPPNKEAVDSNTLLHYTNVFDAVVDAAYFAMSDLNFTNIPIMVTESGWPSKGDSSESDATVDNANTYNSNLIRHVLNNTGTPKHPGIAVSTYIYELYNEDLRSGPVSEKNWGLFYANGEPVYTLHLTGAGIIFANDTTNQTFCVTKSNADPKMLQAALDWACGPGKVDCSPLLQGQPCYEPDNVVAHSTYAFNAYYQKMDKSPGSCDFKGVATVTTTDPSHGSCIFPGSHGRKGTRTNGTSLAPSNSTSSGCLSQYHDNGGFFTSSLILVLLLCAVV; translated from the exons ATGTTCATTACTTTCATGGCTGTGCTGCTGCTTTTCTTCATGCTGCCACTTTCTATTTCTGCATCTGGGG atGCTTTTATTGGTGTCAACATTGGTTCAGATATATCTGACATGCCAGGTTCAACAGAGATAGTTTCTCTTCTGAAGGCTCAAAGTATCCAACATGTCAGACTCTATGATGCTGACCGAGCGTTACTTCTTGCACTTGCCAACACAGGAATCCGTGTAACTGTTTCTGTTCCCAATGACCAGCTACTTGGCATTGGTCAGTCCAATGCCACTGCAGCAAACTGGGTTACTCGGAATGTCATAGCTCATGTCCCTGCTACCAACATCACTGCCATATGTGTTGGATCTGAGGTCCTAACTACCCTCTCAAATGCAGCCCCTATTCTAGTCTCTGCCATAAATTTCATTCACTCTGCTCTTGTTGCTGCTAATCTAGACCAGCAAATTAAAATCTCTAGTCCGCACTCTTCTTCTATCATCCTTGACTCTTTCCCACCttcccaagcatttttcaaccgTACATGGAATCCAGTCATGGTTCCCATGCTTAAATTTTTGCAATCAACAGGTTCATATCTTATGCTCAATGTGTATCCATATTATGATTACCAGCAGTCCAATGGTGTCATCCCACTGGATTATGCTTTATTCCGCCCCCTACCTCCAAATAAGGAAGCTGTTGATTCCAACACTCTGCTGCATTATACTAATGTTTTTGATGCAGTTGTTGATGCTGCTTATTTTGCAATGTCAGACTTGAACTTTACAAATATTCCTATTATGGTGACTGAGTCAGGATGGCCCTCCAAAGGTGACTCATCTGAATCTGATGCAACTGTTGATAATGCTAACACTTACAACAGTAACTTGATCAGACACGTCCTGAACAATACGGGGACTCCTAAACATCCTGGAATTGCAGTTAGTACATATATTTATGAGCTTTATAATGAAGACTTAAGATCAGGTCCAGTCTCAGAAAAGAACTGGGGGCTATTTTATGCTAATGGAGAACCAGTGTATACCTTACACTTGACTGGTGCTGGTATTATATTTGCAAATGATACAACAAACCAAACCTTTTGTGTCACAAAGAGTAATGCTGACCCTAAGATGTTACAGGCAGCACTTGATTGGGCTTGTGGACCAGGGAAGGTGGATTGTTCCCCTTTGCTGCAGGGCCAACCATGTTATGAACCTGATAATGTAGTTGCACATTCTACATATGCTTTCAATGCATATTATCAGAAGATGGATAAATCTCCTGGGAGTTGTGATTTTAAAGGGGTTGCCACTGTCACTACCACAGACCCAA GTCATGGTTCTTGTATATTTCCCGGAAG TCATGGTAGAAAGGGAACCAGAACAAATGGCACATCACTGGCCCCATCTAATTCCACAAGTTCGGGCTGCTTGTCACAATACCACGACAATGGTGGATTTTTCACAAGCTCGTTGATTCTAGTTCTACTTTTGTGTGCAGTTGTGTAA
- the LOC114423855 gene encoding dynein light chain LC6, flagellar outer arm-like — MEGAQEELERRSKFLKSLIQKKKTIEQQEQHDHLQHNNVRVRACDMPLPLQNRAFRCARDLLDSMPSKKLDSKRLALTLKKEFDTSYGPAWHCIVGTSFGSYVTHSFGGFVYFSIDKVYVLFKTAVEPLDHS; from the exons ATGGAGGGTGCACAGGAGGAGCTAGAAAGAAGAAGCAAGTTTCTCAAAAGCTTGatacaaaagaagaaaaccaTAGAGCAACAAGAGCAGCATGATCACCTACAACACAATAACGTTCGTGTCAGAGCTTGTGACATGCCTCTCCCTCTTCAGAACCGTGCCTTTCGTTGTGCACGTGATCTCCTGGATTCTATGCCATCAAAGAAGCTTGATAGTAAACGCCTGGCTCTCACACTTAAGAAG GAATTTGATACTTCGTATGGTCCAGCTTGGCACTGCATTGTGGGTACTAGTTTTGGTTCCTATGTTACTCATTCCTTTGGTGGTTTCGTGTATTTTTCCATTGACAAGGTTTATGTCCTCTTCAAGACAGCTGTTGAACCATTAGACCATTCATAG
- the LOC114424737 gene encoding NADH dehydrogenase [ubiquinone] iron-sulfur protein 8-B, mitochondrial-like produces the protein MPDVVSGQGLHNFQNYGLRLSAQSYSTKKEDEEREQLAKEISKDWSSVFERSINTLFLTEMVRGLMLTLKYFFETKVTINYPFEKGPLSPRFCGEHALRRYPTGEERCIACKLCEAVSL, from the exons ATGCCCGAT GTTGTAAGTGGTCAAGGGCTACACAACTTCCAAAACTATGGCCTGCGGTTAAGTGCACAGTCCTACTCTACCAAAAAAG AGGATGAAGAAAGGGAGCAACTTGCAAAGGAAATTTCAAAGGATTGGAGTT CAGTGTTTGAGCGTAGCATCAACACACTTTTTCTCACAGAAATGGTTCGAGGTTTAATGCTGACACTGAAATACTTCTTTGAAACAAAAGTTACA ATTAACTATCCTTTTGAGAAAGGCCCTTTGAGCCCCCGTTTCTGTGGTGAACATGCACTCCGACGATATCCAACAGGGGAGGAACGTTGCATTGCTTGCAAACTTTGTGAAGCTGTAAGTCTTTGA
- the LOC114420961 gene encoding protein PLANT CADMIUM RESISTANCE 2-like, with the protein MLEQQGSDPTKPAAAATGFPATTEAFSYAPVAPPQSKPTVDWSTGLCDCFSDCGNCCITWWCPCVTFGRVAEIVDRGSTSCGASGALYTLVCCGWPYSCFYRSKMRRQYGLKGNCCTDCLLHCCCESCALCQEYRELKQRGFDMIIGWHGNVEQRIQEVAMTAATAPSVEKGMSR; encoded by the exons ATGCTTGAGCAACAAGGGTCAGATCCAACAAAGCCAGCAGCGGCGGCAACCGGTTTTCCGGCGACCACCGAGGCTTTTTCCTACGCTCCAGTAGCACCACCCCAGTCCAAACCTACAGTCGATTGGTCCACCGGCCTCTGTGACTGCTTCTCCGATTGTGGAAAct gTTGCATAACGTGGTGGTGCCCATGTGTTACCTTTGGCCGAGTTGCAGAAATTGTTGACAGGGGATCCACGT CATGTGGTGCTAGTGGGGCTCTGTATACGCTGGTTTGTTGTGGATGGCCATACTCATGCTTCTACCGCTCCAAGATGAGACGGCAATATGGTTTAAAGGGAAATTGTTGTACGGATTGCTTGCTTCATTGCTGCTGCGAGTCCTGCGCCCTCTGTCAAGAATATCGTGAGCTTAAACAACGTGGATTTGACATGATTATTG GGTGGCATGGAAATGTCGAGCAACGAATTCAGGAAGTAGCCATGACTGCTGCAACAGCTCCATCAGTCGAAAAGGGCATGAGCCGTTGA